Genomic DNA from Plasmodium brasilianum strain Bolivian I chromosome Unknown PB_00_18, whole genome shotgun sequence:
CTCCTATGTTGTACTAAAAGATAGTGATGATATTTCGTTGCAttgatatgtatatgtgtattgtTTTAGTTAATAAAgaacttaatatatattataaataatatgctataagtaaaatatgttataatatatattgtttgtAACAATTATTGTAATAAACTTCTAGACTCTCTTTCATcgtataaaagtaaaattatagatatattataaagtAATATTCCTTTAAGTAGGACACTTAATTTAGGATTTATcgataatattttaattttactattattattattttattttattagtttacaaatattattaaatatagaattaattattttttaagaaaaaaatatttttcaagtattttaaaaaaaatatattattttcctcatatatatagaaaaaaaaattaaattaatagattttgaattttaaagagaaaatttttaaaccgtagtgttttttttatttacattttatatttttaatatataaatgaaaggAATTTGTTTAGCACGGAAATTATATctttatgaaaattaaattatgtatagATTGAATTTGTAGAACtgaataaataatgtttatAGATTAATTCtgcttaaaatattttaagtttgtgttacataaataaattagtaacttattactatattatttttataatttatttttgttatgtgTCTTATAATGCAGTTcaccatatatataatatatattttaataaattattaatgtagaaataaaaacaacgattaaaaaatataacagaataaatttgttttaatatttattagatGTATGCATCATTTGTTAAAACTTTTGTTTTACTAAATATACGATTACTATAAAGAAATGTTtgtgaaaaatataactaacAGATTGATCGCCGTTAGTACTAttgtatttattctttttatataaatatgccaatgtttcaataattttctatagtttcaatattatatatattttgtattattattttatgggtcctattaaatataatgcaAAATGTATCATATCTACTTAATAGctaaaattcatatttatagtaaaataCAAAGATATACATAGTTATgtacaatgaaaaaaaatgcgtGAGTATTGTGACGTTTTCAGTTAACAAATTACAATTATAACTGAAAATTTTATGCAATGAGAAATGTAATAccccttttttaaaatatcattgttatatgaatatataagtaataagATGCATGgatactataaaaataaattctatCTGAAAATGCAAGAATATAAGAATTATCTTTCTACTTATCAGatcttataaatattatcatgTTACTTcctattatattattaggAATATGTTTcgtatttttccatttatataaagtaaagaaaaacgaaatataGAAACATAAATACCACTTGTTAccattataatttaatttatagaaaatttaataattataatatagtgttaaatatgtatattatttatcatgtatcgattttttttaatctcttggatgttatatataaaatagggTATTAAggtagtaaaaaaattattataataatactcAAGAAgaacatatttatgaattattaacTAATGGTAAGAAGTTTTCCCAACAAAATTCAAGCAAAATTATAATGCATCTTTGTTAGCGTAAATCGTAAATGAGCTTTAAATAATGTCAAATAAAAGATATGtcaatagaagaaaaaaatgttaaaattgttatataattGGTTAAATCTTCAATTTTATAaactgaaataaaaaaaataataaagattttaaataatgttataaagaaataatatatatatttctatattttgaTTAATGTTTTCGTTTCAagattttacatttttgatttatataataatattattgatGTAGTTTTTAATgttcttttatattcttttctttcgtCTGCTTTAatacttaaataataaatgttatattatattatattattttttaatgttatgCACGTTTAATTTAACTTCttgtgttatatatttaagtgttaaaattatttatataatattccaAGTAAAATATCTTGCATAAAGGCATTTTTTGACTAATGATgcttaaaataataatgtatttatgttatCCTTTACGTTGGATAATTTTCGTagacatatatacatttatgatagataaaattatttattaataaatttctacatatgtataacatatataccACTAAGTATCTATTTTCTATTGAAAACAATATAAACTGTGACTCTTGTATCACGTGTCTCCTTGAGGATGATAAGCCATATTATGAAAACTTCCttcattatttctatttactTCATCATGTAGGTTTTGTAACGATTCTCATGTTTCTTCTTGAAATTTGTTAagttcaattatttttttcattcgtAAATGACTATGTATCTATGATTTCAATGGAGTAAactatatgaaaatatatgtatatatacttaaaaatataattgttatGTGATCATAATTTTTGTGAAAATAACTTATACAATTTgtgataaaattttattaattttaattgtaatatttaataacattatataaaaaaaataaagtgaaAGATATTAGTAATACAATAGCTGCTATTAAATTgggaacaaatatataatctgCATTTGTAGGTGCTAATATTTGTGGTAAACTATTGCATGGAGtcaatttgttcattttatcATCATATGCCTTCTTAAAATTCATTAGCTCTTCACAAAAAGcgttttcatatattttttttgatatatttcgTAATTTTCCTTATAAAGTTTATAACATTTTCTGATATTATCACAATAACTTGTATTATATACACTGCTTGTGCCATTATATTTGAGAAAATCTCTATAATACGTATATAGTTCTTTAATCTTATCTAAAACTTCCTTaggtataatttttaattcttgaatgcatatattttctgtttcggacgaaaatattttatattcttgaAAACAATTAGGattcttattatatttttcatctgCATTTATCCTATAATTTGCGTATTTGCAACATCTGTTTCTATCCGATTTATATagtttctttatttaaattaaatatatacctatCACTTGATATTTAGAGGTACAATTATCTCCAATTTTCGTACATTTCTTTCCAGGATTTTCAATATTGTTCCTGTCATTATCACTCTAAAATTTTGAGATCGTATCGTCCaacttctttttatatttaaaatataatgtaacaGTATTCTcctgaaaataaaaaaatatataatgattatatataaatatgaaaaatcaTATTCTCataaagtttatatatataccatttCTAGAATATTGAATTCttaatacaattatatatataattattataaaataaaaataaattttacctTTTCTTCTGTACTTCCATAGAACATTGTATATAAGTGTACGTgaattaaataacaaaaattaaatttgtatcatattaatatttatataaatgaaaaaaaaaatataatatatttatatgtggtgtattcctttttttaatacatagaaataaaaaaaaagtgcttACAAAAAgccatttttactttttgttaatattaaaataaggTACAATAgttagtaaaatataaaataaactcatttaattgataaaataatttgaaaaacaaGATTACTTTaatgtaaatgaaaaaaatatagaagaaaatacgctttcctatttttttatttgtatggggcttatataattattctgATATATTGtacaaagaaataaattaattttagttcattattatatacacttttcattatattgaaatatcTATATAGAATCCATTTTGGTcttctaaattattataaacagataaatattaaaaacataaaaggtacataattttttttttcttttattatattttttttattcttaaggTGATGCCTTTCATAGTATTtcaattcatatttatagGAAGTTTTAATATCAAAAGTATATTGGTCAAAAAGCTTAAATTCACAAATGttactaaaattaaaatcaaattaaatgaaaaaaaaatttaactaaAAGGAAATGtagtttattaaaataagtaattatgttttttaataaaaaatatatttcttcaaaaattttgttttaattataaatgtaagATTCCATAAATTGAATATATgatgaattattaaataatctGTTTATTCTCTCCATTCTATTGTATTTGaatgttaaaattttacttttttctttatcacCTTCAacattgaatattttttatttttatactggatatataaatgtatacaaaaaagtaaatatttctataatataattgattataattatatacaaaaaatagaaaagtttaataattatcctaacttttttaataaaatttactatTAAAATAGTTTGTACTTGGAAAATAACAAAAtcttatattcatatgtcaataaaaatttattattataatctcTAGAGAATACACTATATTAGTAATCATGTTTAtgataaatgtttttatatgcatatataataaaatagttgCGAACATTAATATCATAATACTTTcaaattttgtatatgttACTACTATTCTATTTATAGATATTATATCTCAGATGAGTTCAATAACATAATGAAATTTAATTCAAGTTacttagaaaataataattatttctactttttttttatatatcatattatttaaaaatattttactcttatatagatttaatataatttataaatcacaatatacaatattataattctCTCAATTTATTCatcatataattaaatatattttaaaaagaataagaaaagaataagaaatttgtttttttattattaatatatatatggaatgAAGAGTTTTTTTAATCACGAATAATGATTAAGTTAAAATAGCagcataattattataattgttaagtattttttaatgttattttataatagatATTCTttgtttcttattttattactttatttttcataatattatttatttttctttatgtaTTATCATATTGGgttgtttataaaaataaaatgactttttttaatttctattaatgcatttaattaaatagaCCTGTttgaatttaataatatactaacttattattaaatataattttaaccAAATATAAAAGGAACAAGATGATGTatccatttttataatgattATAATGGAATTATTTgatactttattatttctacaTAGTGAAATTTCACTGTAAGACTTTcgtgtatatgcatacattttttaaagtattataaatattttcaagaATTATAAGAATACCTGTGAATCAGTTAATTATGTACAgagcattttttattttcttatacttatgaatattttatagtgTACTctcaatatttatattattataattgttagtttaaaatatatttttcattttatttatgtgcaTTAGTTTTTGCATAgttttttagtattttttttttattttagaaaaaattatgttactTCAGAAACATTCCAAATAAAGTTTCTTTTATAATGAAattccaatttttttaatattcatttgtaagaaataataataataactatatatatattatagatatatgtttttgtttttgtttttttaaatatattattcctCTTCTATTTCAGGAaatcataaataaattaatggTACATAATTTATGAATGAGCGGGGTTAATATgacaaataagaaaattcATGATATAGAATGAAAATGCATtcactttttataaatttattttatatcatataaaatacatttaaacaCACTGGAAGACAGTCTTGAGATAAAATACCaagaaagaattattttaaaagtgtAATCTATATctcattataaatatatctgtTTAAAATGTATCTTCTCTGATTTAACTAATATCACTTTGAGaattagtaaatatataaataaaaaaaatgcaacacctgtatatttcatttattacgCTTTactataacaataaaaatgaagactTATATcgatgtaataataataattaacacTACAATATATTATCGAAGAACctgtaattattaattacatATGAAGGCATTATTAAagtaacaatagtaatattatcatgtatatacaatatgAATTATTCCTTAGGGTGTTCAATTAAACcaatgtttatattatttttttacataattgtAGTGATAACTGAATTTTTCACAAAttaattgaatatatattatatctaaaatatatatataataatctttacattttatttattttttatatgattaaAAGATTAAGTTATTGGAcaataattaagaaaatattaatacataatttgttggatttctttataaataacatttattGAGGATTAAATAATGGAAAGTTCATATATCATTTCTAAATATGATATGTACTATTATTCATGTATATTGCTAGTAATTACAttagatataataaataatttaattaatggGTTTTGACATAATTACCGAATTGTAAACAGTGAAAACCTTACTTTactaataacatatattacttgttttgttttttagtATGATtattctctatttttttaatatgttttttggttctattaatttataaccatatatttatgttttaggACACtgattttattatgtactaAACAAAGATATtaggtaatatatattacaggAATTATTTAAGTCTTATTATGGGTGTAGCTATTCTTAAAacgttttaatatattattaatttttataaatatactaaatttgtatttttactaataccatatattaaataaattagttaaaaaataagtatcttgaaataatttccttcggttaattttacttttgtttattttataatatatttaatatgaaacttgatataataatatattaatatattttaaatgtaactAGTACttgcataaatatttaatgaaatatttatggATGTATATTATTAGCCACATATTACTTGTATATAATTGGAATAAAACTATGTTATATTAAGACATTctagaaaatgaaaaattaataaaatttatgccttatgtataaaaataataaatctatataaattattttattacgaTAGaactaataattataatatggaCGTTTTATTATTCGcattaaattatgaaaaaatatacattaaatatCTAA
This window encodes:
- a CDS encoding PIR protein, which encodes MFYGSTEEKSDNDRNNIENPGKKCTKIGDNCTSKYQVIDEKYNKNPNCFQEYKIFSSETENICIQELKIIPKEVLDKIKELYTYYRDFLKYNGTSSVYNTSYCDNIRKCYKLYKENYEIYQKKYMKTLFVKS